The Bombus pyrosoma isolate SC7728 linkage group LG3, ASM1482585v1, whole genome shotgun sequence genome has a segment encoding these proteins:
- the LOC122566371 gene encoding ankyrin repeat domain-containing protein 13D isoform X3 gives MVNIDTIQKNYPLHWLVWNNNYVELEEELSTKLHDIEKLDNRGRTPLMLAVTLSHMESVGVLLQHEANVNTENTQGWNVVQEAVGTGNPELIQMVLAHRDYQRYCNRVAGIPELLHKLKQAPDFYVEMKWEFTSWVPLASRICPSDTYKVYKQGSNVRIDTTLLGFDHTKWQRGNRSYIFKGQNDGATMMEVDHKTRKVYVEHIKLVDIDDMQLMEPSEEGVLTRLTNPIVTTYIDTDKISFERNKAGLWGWRSDKSEIVNGHECKVFSACNVELITKTRLEHLSDPDKARARAPRTPLQSFLGMAEQQQENSNSATTSEEYNNVGNPSNITAEEYFDPDVDLNGRDIGRPKEVNTKIQKFKATLWLSEQYPLSLQEQIMPIVDLMAISSSHFAKLRDFIQMQLPAGFPVKIEIPLFHILNARITFGNIFGMDQEVPHVGHLEETNRMTCLVDDICFEAPVGYVKLAGAEVRTQFMEEEDDLLQFAIQQSLLEVGSERDEVDIWEALRAQKPSRPTTPNMTTEEERQLQRAIQASLALCQDSTAGCASGRSNLDKTSDIENADSLEDTAEQLRLALRLSELQQLEEEQRRLLEEETFRQVLELSLTDK, from the exons ATGGTGAATATAGACacgatacaaaaaaattatccGCTCCATTGGCTCGTgtggaataataattatgtagaACTCGAAGAAGAATTATCTACAAAGCTG catGATATTGAAAAGCTTGATAACAGAGGAAGAACACCATTGATGTTAGCTGTGACTTTAAGTCATATGGAGTCTGTCGGAGTATTGTTGCAACATGAAGCTAATGTTAATACAGAGAACACTCAAGGATGGAATG TGGTTCAGGAGGCAGTTGGTACAGGAAATCCTGAGCTAATACAAATGGTGCTAGCACATAGAGATTATCAAAGATATTGTAATCGGGTAGCTGGTATTCCAGAATTACTTCATAAACTTAAACAA gcTCCTGACTTTTATGTAGAAATGAAATGGGAGTTTACTAGTTGgg ttcCCCTTGCCTCTAGAATATGTCCTAGTGACACATACAAGGTATACAAACAGGGCAGTAATGTAAGAATCGATACAACTTTATTAGGGTTTGATCATACAAAGTGGCAACGTGGAAATCGTAGTTACATCTTCAAAGGACAAA ATGATGGAGCAACAATGATGGAGGTAGATCACAAAACAAGAAAAGTATATGTTGAGCATATTAAACTCGTAGATATTGACGATATGCAATTAATGGAACCCTCTGAAGAAGGTGTTTTAACTCGGCTTACGAATCCGATCGTTACTACTTACATAGATACGGATAAAATTAGCTTTGAACg CAATAAAGCTGGTTTGTGGGGATGGCGCTCTGATAAAAGTGAAATAGTTAATGGACATGAGTGTAAAGTGTTTAGTGCATGTAATGTAGAATTAATAACGAAAACTCGATTAGAACATTTATCTGATCCTGATAAGGCACGAGCTCGTGCTCCTCGTACACCTCTTCAGTCGTTTCTTGGCATGGCGGAACAACAGCAGGAAAACAGTAATAGCGCAACTACTagt GAAGAATATAACAATGTCGGAAATCCTTCTAATATAACAGCTGAGGAATATTTTGACCCAGACGTTGATTTAAATGGAAGGGATATAGGTAGACCAAAAGAagttaatacaaaaattcagaaatttaag gCAACTTTATGGCTTAGTGAACAGTATCCACTAAGTCTTCAAGAACAAATTATGCCAATCGTCGATCTAATGGCAATATCTAGTTCACACTTTGCAAAATTAAGGGATTTTATCCAAATGCAATTACCAGCTGGATTTCCTGTTAAAATCG aaattcccttgtttcatatattaaatGCAAGGATAAcgtttggaaatatttttggcATGGATCAAGAAGTGCCTCATGTAGGACATTTAGAAGAAACTAACAGAATGACTTGTTTAGTTGATGATATTTGTTTTGAAGCACCAGTGGGATACGTAAAACTag CAGGTGCTGAAGTTCGGACGCAATTtatggaagaagaagacgatCTTTTACAATTTGCTATACAACAAAGTTTGTTGGAAGTTGGTAGTGAACGCGATGAG GTTGATATATGGGAAGCCTTACGAGCGCAGAAACCATCACGGCCCACAACGCCCAATATGACAACTGAAGAAGAAAGGCAATTACAAAG AGCGATTCAGGCAAGTCTGGCACTGTGTCAAGACAGTACTGCTGGGTGTGCGAGCGGTCGGAGTAACTTGGATAAAACAAGTGACATAGAAAATGCTGACTCGCTCGAAGACACGGCGGAACAATTAAGACTGGCATTAAGACTTTCGGAACTACAGCAATTGGAAGAAGAACAACGTCGATTgttagaagaagaaacgtttcGACAAGTGCTTGAGTTATCTCTTACAGACAAGTGA
- the LOC122566371 gene encoding ankyrin repeat domain-containing protein 13D isoform X5: protein MSFNIYPYHDIEKLDNRGRTPLMLAVTLSHMESVGVLLQHEANVNTENTQGWNVVQEAVGTGNPELIQMVLAHRDYQRYCNRVAGIPELLHKLKQAPDFYVEMKWEFTSWVPLASRICPSDTYKVYKQGSNVRIDTTLLGFDHTKWQRGNRSYIFKGQTASHVPVAIRCERSYVFSMVGRESDDGATMMEVDHKTRKVYVEHIKLVDIDDMQLMEPSEEGVLTRLTNPIVTTYIDTDKISFERNKAGLWGWRSDKSEIVNGHECKVFSACNVELITKTRLEHLSDPDKARARAPRTPLQSFLGMAEQQQENSNSATTSEEYNNVGNPSNITAEEYFDPDVDLNGRDIGRPKEVNTKIQKFKATLWLSEQYPLSLQEQIMPIVDLMAISSSHFAKLRDFIQMQLPAGFPVKIEIPLFHILNARITFGNIFGMDQEVPHVGHLEETNRMTCLVDDICFEAPVGYVKLAGAEVRTQFMEEEDDLLQFAIQQSLLEVGSERDEVDIWEALRAQKPSRPTTPNMTTEEERQLQRAIQASLALCQDSTAGCASGRSNLDKTSDIENADSLEDTAEQLRLALRLSELQQLEEEQRRLLEEETFRQVLELSLTDK, encoded by the exons Atgtcatttaatatttatccatat catGATATTGAAAAGCTTGATAACAGAGGAAGAACACCATTGATGTTAGCTGTGACTTTAAGTCATATGGAGTCTGTCGGAGTATTGTTGCAACATGAAGCTAATGTTAATACAGAGAACACTCAAGGATGGAATG TGGTTCAGGAGGCAGTTGGTACAGGAAATCCTGAGCTAATACAAATGGTGCTAGCACATAGAGATTATCAAAGATATTGTAATCGGGTAGCTGGTATTCCAGAATTACTTCATAAACTTAAACAA gcTCCTGACTTTTATGTAGAAATGAAATGGGAGTTTACTAGTTGgg ttcCCCTTGCCTCTAGAATATGTCCTAGTGACACATACAAGGTATACAAACAGGGCAGTAATGTAAGAATCGATACAACTTTATTAGGGTTTGATCATACAAAGTGGCAACGTGGAAATCGTAGTTACATCTTCAAAGGACAAA CTGCATCACATGTACCTGTGGCAATTAGATGTGAACGGAGTTATGTGTTCAGTATGGTGGGACGAGAGTCAG ATGATGGAGCAACAATGATGGAGGTAGATCACAAAACAAGAAAAGTATATGTTGAGCATATTAAACTCGTAGATATTGACGATATGCAATTAATGGAACCCTCTGAAGAAGGTGTTTTAACTCGGCTTACGAATCCGATCGTTACTACTTACATAGATACGGATAAAATTAGCTTTGAACg CAATAAAGCTGGTTTGTGGGGATGGCGCTCTGATAAAAGTGAAATAGTTAATGGACATGAGTGTAAAGTGTTTAGTGCATGTAATGTAGAATTAATAACGAAAACTCGATTAGAACATTTATCTGATCCTGATAAGGCACGAGCTCGTGCTCCTCGTACACCTCTTCAGTCGTTTCTTGGCATGGCGGAACAACAGCAGGAAAACAGTAATAGCGCAACTACTagt GAAGAATATAACAATGTCGGAAATCCTTCTAATATAACAGCTGAGGAATATTTTGACCCAGACGTTGATTTAAATGGAAGGGATATAGGTAGACCAAAAGAagttaatacaaaaattcagaaatttaag gCAACTTTATGGCTTAGTGAACAGTATCCACTAAGTCTTCAAGAACAAATTATGCCAATCGTCGATCTAATGGCAATATCTAGTTCACACTTTGCAAAATTAAGGGATTTTATCCAAATGCAATTACCAGCTGGATTTCCTGTTAAAATCG aaattcccttgtttcatatattaaatGCAAGGATAAcgtttggaaatatttttggcATGGATCAAGAAGTGCCTCATGTAGGACATTTAGAAGAAACTAACAGAATGACTTGTTTAGTTGATGATATTTGTTTTGAAGCACCAGTGGGATACGTAAAACTag CAGGTGCTGAAGTTCGGACGCAATTtatggaagaagaagacgatCTTTTACAATTTGCTATACAACAAAGTTTGTTGGAAGTTGGTAGTGAACGCGATGAG GTTGATATATGGGAAGCCTTACGAGCGCAGAAACCATCACGGCCCACAACGCCCAATATGACAACTGAAGAAGAAAGGCAATTACAAAG AGCGATTCAGGCAAGTCTGGCACTGTGTCAAGACAGTACTGCTGGGTGTGCGAGCGGTCGGAGTAACTTGGATAAAACAAGTGACATAGAAAATGCTGACTCGCTCGAAGACACGGCGGAACAATTAAGACTGGCATTAAGACTTTCGGAACTACAGCAATTGGAAGAAGAACAACGTCGATTgttagaagaagaaacgtttcGACAAGTGCTTGAGTTATCTCTTACAGACAAGTGA
- the LOC122566371 gene encoding ankyrin repeat domain-containing protein 13D isoform X2, with protein sequence MVNIDTIQKNYPLHWLVWNNNYVELEEELSTKLHDIEKLDNRGRTPLMLAVTLSHMESVGVLLQHEANVNTENTQGWNVVQEAVGTGNPELIQMVLAHRDYQRYCNRVAGIPELLHKLKQAPDFYVEMKWEFTSWVPLASRICPSDTYKVYKQGSNVRIDTTLLGFDHTKWQRGNRSYIFKGQTASHVPVAIRCERSYVFSMVGRESDDGATMMEVDHKTRKVYVEHIKLVDIDDMQLMEPSEEGVLTRLTNPIVTTYIDTDKISFERNKAGLWGWRSDKSEIVNGHECKVFSACNVELITKTRLEHLSDPDKARARAPRTPLQSFLGMAEQQQENSNSATTSEEYNNVGNPSNITAEEYFDPDVDLNGRDIGRPKEVNTKIQKFKATLWLSEQYPLSLQEQIMPIVDLMAISSSHFAKLRDFIQMQLPAGFPVKIEIPLFHILNARITFGNIFGMDQEVPHVGHLEETNRMTCLVDDICFEAPVGYVKLGAEVRTQFMEEEDDLLQFAIQQSLLEVGSERDEVDIWEALRAQKPSRPTTPNMTTEEERQLQRAIQASLALCQDSTAGCASGRSNLDKTSDIENADSLEDTAEQLRLALRLSELQQLEEEQRRLLEEETFRQVLELSLTDK encoded by the exons ATGGTGAATATAGACacgatacaaaaaaattatccGCTCCATTGGCTCGTgtggaataataattatgtagaACTCGAAGAAGAATTATCTACAAAGCTG catGATATTGAAAAGCTTGATAACAGAGGAAGAACACCATTGATGTTAGCTGTGACTTTAAGTCATATGGAGTCTGTCGGAGTATTGTTGCAACATGAAGCTAATGTTAATACAGAGAACACTCAAGGATGGAATG TGGTTCAGGAGGCAGTTGGTACAGGAAATCCTGAGCTAATACAAATGGTGCTAGCACATAGAGATTATCAAAGATATTGTAATCGGGTAGCTGGTATTCCAGAATTACTTCATAAACTTAAACAA gcTCCTGACTTTTATGTAGAAATGAAATGGGAGTTTACTAGTTGgg ttcCCCTTGCCTCTAGAATATGTCCTAGTGACACATACAAGGTATACAAACAGGGCAGTAATGTAAGAATCGATACAACTTTATTAGGGTTTGATCATACAAAGTGGCAACGTGGAAATCGTAGTTACATCTTCAAAGGACAAA CTGCATCACATGTACCTGTGGCAATTAGATGTGAACGGAGTTATGTGTTCAGTATGGTGGGACGAGAGTCAG ATGATGGAGCAACAATGATGGAGGTAGATCACAAAACAAGAAAAGTATATGTTGAGCATATTAAACTCGTAGATATTGACGATATGCAATTAATGGAACCCTCTGAAGAAGGTGTTTTAACTCGGCTTACGAATCCGATCGTTACTACTTACATAGATACGGATAAAATTAGCTTTGAACg CAATAAAGCTGGTTTGTGGGGATGGCGCTCTGATAAAAGTGAAATAGTTAATGGACATGAGTGTAAAGTGTTTAGTGCATGTAATGTAGAATTAATAACGAAAACTCGATTAGAACATTTATCTGATCCTGATAAGGCACGAGCTCGTGCTCCTCGTACACCTCTTCAGTCGTTTCTTGGCATGGCGGAACAACAGCAGGAAAACAGTAATAGCGCAACTACTagt GAAGAATATAACAATGTCGGAAATCCTTCTAATATAACAGCTGAGGAATATTTTGACCCAGACGTTGATTTAAATGGAAGGGATATAGGTAGACCAAAAGAagttaatacaaaaattcagaaatttaag gCAACTTTATGGCTTAGTGAACAGTATCCACTAAGTCTTCAAGAACAAATTATGCCAATCGTCGATCTAATGGCAATATCTAGTTCACACTTTGCAAAATTAAGGGATTTTATCCAAATGCAATTACCAGCTGGATTTCCTGTTAAAATCG aaattcccttgtttcatatattaaatGCAAGGATAAcgtttggaaatatttttggcATGGATCAAGAAGTGCCTCATGTAGGACATTTAGAAGAAACTAACAGAATGACTTGTTTAGTTGATGATATTTGTTTTGAAGCACCAGTGGGATACGTAAAACTag GTGCTGAAGTTCGGACGCAATTtatggaagaagaagacgatCTTTTACAATTTGCTATACAACAAAGTTTGTTGGAAGTTGGTAGTGAACGCGATGAG GTTGATATATGGGAAGCCTTACGAGCGCAGAAACCATCACGGCCCACAACGCCCAATATGACAACTGAAGAAGAAAGGCAATTACAAAG AGCGATTCAGGCAAGTCTGGCACTGTGTCAAGACAGTACTGCTGGGTGTGCGAGCGGTCGGAGTAACTTGGATAAAACAAGTGACATAGAAAATGCTGACTCGCTCGAAGACACGGCGGAACAATTAAGACTGGCATTAAGACTTTCGGAACTACAGCAATTGGAAGAAGAACAACGTCGATTgttagaagaagaaacgtttcGACAAGTGCTTGAGTTATCTCTTACAGACAAGTGA
- the LOC122566371 gene encoding ankyrin repeat domain-containing protein 13D isoform X4, whose translation MVNIDTIQKNYPLHWLVWNNNYVELEEELSTKLHDIEKLDNRGRTPLMLAVTLSHMESVGVLLQHEANVNTENTQGWNVVQEAVGTGNPELIQMVLAHRDYQRYCNRVAGIPELLHKLKQAPDFYVEMKWEFTSWVPLASRICPSDTYKVYKQGSNVRIDTTLLGFDHTKWQRGNRSYIFKGQNDGATMMEVDHKTRKVYVEHIKLVDIDDMQLMEPSEEGVLTRLTNPIVTTYIDTDKISFERNKAGLWGWRSDKSEIVNGHECKVFSACNVELITKTRLEHLSDPDKARARAPRTPLQSFLGMAEQQQENSNSATTSEEYNNVGNPSNITAEEYFDPDVDLNGRDIGRPKEVNTKIQKFKATLWLSEQYPLSLQEQIMPIVDLMAISSSHFAKLRDFIQMQLPAGFPVKIEIPLFHILNARITFGNIFGMDQEVPHVGHLEETNRMTCLVDDICFEAPVGYVKLGAEVRTQFMEEEDDLLQFAIQQSLLEVGSERDEVDIWEALRAQKPSRPTTPNMTTEEERQLQRAIQASLALCQDSTAGCASGRSNLDKTSDIENADSLEDTAEQLRLALRLSELQQLEEEQRRLLEEETFRQVLELSLTDK comes from the exons ATGGTGAATATAGACacgatacaaaaaaattatccGCTCCATTGGCTCGTgtggaataataattatgtagaACTCGAAGAAGAATTATCTACAAAGCTG catGATATTGAAAAGCTTGATAACAGAGGAAGAACACCATTGATGTTAGCTGTGACTTTAAGTCATATGGAGTCTGTCGGAGTATTGTTGCAACATGAAGCTAATGTTAATACAGAGAACACTCAAGGATGGAATG TGGTTCAGGAGGCAGTTGGTACAGGAAATCCTGAGCTAATACAAATGGTGCTAGCACATAGAGATTATCAAAGATATTGTAATCGGGTAGCTGGTATTCCAGAATTACTTCATAAACTTAAACAA gcTCCTGACTTTTATGTAGAAATGAAATGGGAGTTTACTAGTTGgg ttcCCCTTGCCTCTAGAATATGTCCTAGTGACACATACAAGGTATACAAACAGGGCAGTAATGTAAGAATCGATACAACTTTATTAGGGTTTGATCATACAAAGTGGCAACGTGGAAATCGTAGTTACATCTTCAAAGGACAAA ATGATGGAGCAACAATGATGGAGGTAGATCACAAAACAAGAAAAGTATATGTTGAGCATATTAAACTCGTAGATATTGACGATATGCAATTAATGGAACCCTCTGAAGAAGGTGTTTTAACTCGGCTTACGAATCCGATCGTTACTACTTACATAGATACGGATAAAATTAGCTTTGAACg CAATAAAGCTGGTTTGTGGGGATGGCGCTCTGATAAAAGTGAAATAGTTAATGGACATGAGTGTAAAGTGTTTAGTGCATGTAATGTAGAATTAATAACGAAAACTCGATTAGAACATTTATCTGATCCTGATAAGGCACGAGCTCGTGCTCCTCGTACACCTCTTCAGTCGTTTCTTGGCATGGCGGAACAACAGCAGGAAAACAGTAATAGCGCAACTACTagt GAAGAATATAACAATGTCGGAAATCCTTCTAATATAACAGCTGAGGAATATTTTGACCCAGACGTTGATTTAAATGGAAGGGATATAGGTAGACCAAAAGAagttaatacaaaaattcagaaatttaag gCAACTTTATGGCTTAGTGAACAGTATCCACTAAGTCTTCAAGAACAAATTATGCCAATCGTCGATCTAATGGCAATATCTAGTTCACACTTTGCAAAATTAAGGGATTTTATCCAAATGCAATTACCAGCTGGATTTCCTGTTAAAATCG aaattcccttgtttcatatattaaatGCAAGGATAAcgtttggaaatatttttggcATGGATCAAGAAGTGCCTCATGTAGGACATTTAGAAGAAACTAACAGAATGACTTGTTTAGTTGATGATATTTGTTTTGAAGCACCAGTGGGATACGTAAAACTag GTGCTGAAGTTCGGACGCAATTtatggaagaagaagacgatCTTTTACAATTTGCTATACAACAAAGTTTGTTGGAAGTTGGTAGTGAACGCGATGAG GTTGATATATGGGAAGCCTTACGAGCGCAGAAACCATCACGGCCCACAACGCCCAATATGACAACTGAAGAAGAAAGGCAATTACAAAG AGCGATTCAGGCAAGTCTGGCACTGTGTCAAGACAGTACTGCTGGGTGTGCGAGCGGTCGGAGTAACTTGGATAAAACAAGTGACATAGAAAATGCTGACTCGCTCGAAGACACGGCGGAACAATTAAGACTGGCATTAAGACTTTCGGAACTACAGCAATTGGAAGAAGAACAACGTCGATTgttagaagaagaaacgtttcGACAAGTGCTTGAGTTATCTCTTACAGACAAGTGA
- the LOC122566371 gene encoding ankyrin repeat domain-containing protein 13D isoform X1, with the protein MVNIDTIQKNYPLHWLVWNNNYVELEEELSTKLHDIEKLDNRGRTPLMLAVTLSHMESVGVLLQHEANVNTENTQGWNVVQEAVGTGNPELIQMVLAHRDYQRYCNRVAGIPELLHKLKQAPDFYVEMKWEFTSWVPLASRICPSDTYKVYKQGSNVRIDTTLLGFDHTKWQRGNRSYIFKGQTASHVPVAIRCERSYVFSMVGRESDDGATMMEVDHKTRKVYVEHIKLVDIDDMQLMEPSEEGVLTRLTNPIVTTYIDTDKISFERNKAGLWGWRSDKSEIVNGHECKVFSACNVELITKTRLEHLSDPDKARARAPRTPLQSFLGMAEQQQENSNSATTSEEYNNVGNPSNITAEEYFDPDVDLNGRDIGRPKEVNTKIQKFKATLWLSEQYPLSLQEQIMPIVDLMAISSSHFAKLRDFIQMQLPAGFPVKIEIPLFHILNARITFGNIFGMDQEVPHVGHLEETNRMTCLVDDICFEAPVGYVKLAGAEVRTQFMEEEDDLLQFAIQQSLLEVGSERDEVDIWEALRAQKPSRPTTPNMTTEEERQLQRAIQASLALCQDSTAGCASGRSNLDKTSDIENADSLEDTAEQLRLALRLSELQQLEEEQRRLLEEETFRQVLELSLTDK; encoded by the exons ATGGTGAATATAGACacgatacaaaaaaattatccGCTCCATTGGCTCGTgtggaataataattatgtagaACTCGAAGAAGAATTATCTACAAAGCTG catGATATTGAAAAGCTTGATAACAGAGGAAGAACACCATTGATGTTAGCTGTGACTTTAAGTCATATGGAGTCTGTCGGAGTATTGTTGCAACATGAAGCTAATGTTAATACAGAGAACACTCAAGGATGGAATG TGGTTCAGGAGGCAGTTGGTACAGGAAATCCTGAGCTAATACAAATGGTGCTAGCACATAGAGATTATCAAAGATATTGTAATCGGGTAGCTGGTATTCCAGAATTACTTCATAAACTTAAACAA gcTCCTGACTTTTATGTAGAAATGAAATGGGAGTTTACTAGTTGgg ttcCCCTTGCCTCTAGAATATGTCCTAGTGACACATACAAGGTATACAAACAGGGCAGTAATGTAAGAATCGATACAACTTTATTAGGGTTTGATCATACAAAGTGGCAACGTGGAAATCGTAGTTACATCTTCAAAGGACAAA CTGCATCACATGTACCTGTGGCAATTAGATGTGAACGGAGTTATGTGTTCAGTATGGTGGGACGAGAGTCAG ATGATGGAGCAACAATGATGGAGGTAGATCACAAAACAAGAAAAGTATATGTTGAGCATATTAAACTCGTAGATATTGACGATATGCAATTAATGGAACCCTCTGAAGAAGGTGTTTTAACTCGGCTTACGAATCCGATCGTTACTACTTACATAGATACGGATAAAATTAGCTTTGAACg CAATAAAGCTGGTTTGTGGGGATGGCGCTCTGATAAAAGTGAAATAGTTAATGGACATGAGTGTAAAGTGTTTAGTGCATGTAATGTAGAATTAATAACGAAAACTCGATTAGAACATTTATCTGATCCTGATAAGGCACGAGCTCGTGCTCCTCGTACACCTCTTCAGTCGTTTCTTGGCATGGCGGAACAACAGCAGGAAAACAGTAATAGCGCAACTACTagt GAAGAATATAACAATGTCGGAAATCCTTCTAATATAACAGCTGAGGAATATTTTGACCCAGACGTTGATTTAAATGGAAGGGATATAGGTAGACCAAAAGAagttaatacaaaaattcagaaatttaag gCAACTTTATGGCTTAGTGAACAGTATCCACTAAGTCTTCAAGAACAAATTATGCCAATCGTCGATCTAATGGCAATATCTAGTTCACACTTTGCAAAATTAAGGGATTTTATCCAAATGCAATTACCAGCTGGATTTCCTGTTAAAATCG aaattcccttgtttcatatattaaatGCAAGGATAAcgtttggaaatatttttggcATGGATCAAGAAGTGCCTCATGTAGGACATTTAGAAGAAACTAACAGAATGACTTGTTTAGTTGATGATATTTGTTTTGAAGCACCAGTGGGATACGTAAAACTag CAGGTGCTGAAGTTCGGACGCAATTtatggaagaagaagacgatCTTTTACAATTTGCTATACAACAAAGTTTGTTGGAAGTTGGTAGTGAACGCGATGAG GTTGATATATGGGAAGCCTTACGAGCGCAGAAACCATCACGGCCCACAACGCCCAATATGACAACTGAAGAAGAAAGGCAATTACAAAG AGCGATTCAGGCAAGTCTGGCACTGTGTCAAGACAGTACTGCTGGGTGTGCGAGCGGTCGGAGTAACTTGGATAAAACAAGTGACATAGAAAATGCTGACTCGCTCGAAGACACGGCGGAACAATTAAGACTGGCATTAAGACTTTCGGAACTACAGCAATTGGAAGAAGAACAACGTCGATTgttagaagaagaaacgtttcGACAAGTGCTTGAGTTATCTCTTACAGACAAGTGA